The segment GGATaattttcagagctgtgtgtcagagtgaaatgactcgagaatttaattttgacactggttagctttttgtaaaaacgaactacaccccgcacgttttttgtgattttgtgagcgatctttgtgtttgcaatgttggagaatataataaaggtttgttttgagaattgacggtggtttgtattgtttactggtaaatctctgctgttagtaggtgcacttatgccttttgttgttaacaaacatgtatgtaaatttttatagcatgccttcatcaaacaaatcgcggcaacgatgttgtgtaaaaaaaaaactccaaaaacacgtgcatgcattCTCATTTATCAACGCAcgtcatgtacataaagaaatttcaagcacgttaatatattgcagccatattggtttttgtttgtctcGATCATTGGTTATCTCAACGTTTTTTGGCATCCCCTAGGCCAGCGACAtaactgggttccactgtactatgatttattataactatgatgttcctattatcattgttatcacaagactctttactttaTCAACTCagattatgtgaaaagactcaaatgtgactctcagcacactgatctattaatagaatgatattaatgactcaaacactgattgatttctgttACAGTTATCATGAtcacaaaaccttctttcaaCTACTTCCAAAAAATCTGGCAAATAAGGCCACCGTTGTTGTGgcaacactttttattttactctctaaatgttttgcttgctgttgaactgatgttaaactgtatgttggtgagcagaagatacaccaagcaccaatcaaaacaagtttaaaacagagcgtgcgacGGATTTCACAAAGTgtagtcaaataaaaaaacattttatatttttatttttaaaatatatgactttaaaatgtagtgaagtaaaaatctctctaaatggaaatacttcagtaaagtacagatacaacAAAAAAGCTGCTTAAGAGCAggaacgaattacatttacttccctACTGTCCACTGCTGTCAGTTGCCTTGGTTTGTTCATACTGCTTGACTCAGCAGCTTAAAAATTATTCAGTTATAATACCGTTTGAACTTGATGTCATTCTACACTAAAACAGTTTGTATCGCTCCTTATATGTGCATATTGTAGTATAAGTATCCTTAATTAATCCCATTCTCCAAAGAAAAGGGCACTTTTTTCACtccttacattttatttacatcataATTTCAACAGTCTTTTCTGCTCTCAATCATCCAATCAGATATTTAACAATTAAGGAAGATCTAAATTACACATCTACAAAGACTTTCTCATGctacacaatatatttttcacattcaTTTTGGCTGGATACTTCTAccattacatatataaaattatggTCCATAACCTACACATTCCCTTTAGTATCGTTTCTCGGTAGGGTTTTCCACCCTTGCTGAGACTGAACATACTACTAGCTCTAAAATGCCTACATTTAAGAAACAGCTCAAGAATTTAGTTATTCTTTTTCTGTAGTTTTAaggtttcctggtggtctagtggttagtgccggtcccaagcccggataaatggggagggttgcattaggaagggcatccagcgtaaaaacatgccaaatcaaatgtgcggaggatccgctgtggcgccccctaatgggagaagccgaaagaaagtttttttctgtagttttacatttacatttacatttgcggcatttggcagacgcccttatccagagcgacttacaactgagcaggggagggtttttagggctttgctcaagggcccagcagtggcagcttggtggtgatgggatttgaacctgtgatcttctgatccaaagcccaatgccttaaccactgagctaccacctccctcttttagttttagtttatcATGTAAAAAAACTTTCCATCTGGTTGCTCTCGAAATTTCACAGTGATGTTCTTGAACAACCCTTGATTCTTCAGTTTTTGCTCGAtctaaaaaagagagagataaacctttatttaaaaacagaagagtaaacagaagaaaaacagaagagtaatgaataatatatttatgactaatctgtaaaaactgtaaaaagtaacAGATACTGAGCACAGCAGTCAGACTgcgattaaaatatatattataatgtatatttcttcttcttcttttggctgctcccattaggggtcgccacagcggatcatccatctccataccaccctgtcctctacatctgcctctttcacaccaactacctgcatgtcttccctcaccacatccattaacctccttctccatctcaatctcacctccctcaccttgtctcaaatgtcctacatgtgctgtccctctagtaaactaatttctaatcctgtctatcatcatcactcccaacgaaaacctcaacatcttcagctctgctacctccagctcctgtcttttactcaatgccactgtctctaaaccgtacaacatcgcaggtctcaccacagtcctataatcgttccctttcactctcacagatactattctatcacaaatcactcctgctatcactcttctccaccactccaccctgcctgcactctttcttcacttctccaacacacattacattcctttgtactgttgaccccaggtacctgaactcctccaccttctccacctcttctccctgcaaccgcactcctccactgccctccctctcattcacacacacgtactctgtcttaatccttctgactttcattcccttctctccagcgcatacctccacctctccaggctcttctcaacctgctccctactctcaccacaaatcacaatatcatccacaaacatcatagtccacagagactcctgtctgacctcgtccttcaacctgtccatcgccattgcaaacaggaaagggctcagagccaatccttgatgcagtccaacctcatcctgtgtgtgtatataagtgccACAGATTCATGTTCTATGACATGTCCCAGTAATGGGAACAGGAAATGCACAAGTGCAGTCTCATGAAACAAACCCACCTGCTCCAAAATAGCCACTTTCAGAGCAGGATCATGTGGATCCTGATTGGACTGGATTTTTATCTTTatggtttgttgtttttttaattgtggttctggaaatgtaaaaaaacacacaatacatgaATGCACAATTacaattagattttaaaagcgATGTGTCTGCATTTGAAATTTAATATAACTTTATCTTACTGTACCTACGTAACAGATGAAAGGCATTATGTTTGTGCACAATCCATTATCAGCCAGACTGTTATTTAAATAACCACAGTTTTTATCCTTCAAGGCATTATTAGGATTTCCAGACTTCCACGTAGAGAATACAGTTTTGTCTATCCACTTCCAGCTGTTTCGAAACAAACCAAACCATGTCCAGTCTGGTACCAGATTCATTATAACTGAGTTTTCTGTTGCATCTCTAGAACTGGCCAGATCTGTGTAATGCTGTCTGCAGTATTTCTGAGCATCAAGCCATACCATAGTGGCAGGCACAAAAATATACCTCCCATTACCAGTTTTAGTTtctagaaaatagaaaatagaaaaatatagtttaatgttttgtctcttagaaaaaaaacaggttataatataaaatctattttacctctagtactgtatatttatttatcagtgcTTTAAATATCAtacaaaaatgttgaaaagtTGATAAAGACAAACAGTTCCTACATACAGATCAACAAAAAGACAATTTTCCCTACtaacaaaatatgaaatgtatgaTGTTCATTTACCATCAAAACACACAACGGGGAATCGAGCACTGCATGGAGTATCTATCCACCCTCTAGGGTATATCACTGCACAATCATAGTCAGGTGGGGGAAAACTCCAGGCTATAAAACTACCCAGTGGCACATTTCCAAGAGACCAGCTCCAGCTGATGTCCATGTACAGTCCAATCCAAGCACTGGATTTGAACTGTTTTCCCCGAATTTCATTCTGAATTTGGACCACGTCgtctttattttgtataatagcCAGGTCATGGTAGTTGGCTTTGCAGTAAGCTTGAGCATCACTCCATGTTTTCCCCTCCTGAATCAGAAAGTACTTACGAGAAACAGACAGGCTTAGAGGGGCGAATCCTGTGGagaagatttattttttgttttaattaattttcatatttccTACATaatctttttacataaaaaaaaacctttgctattaaatatatttattacatttttaattctgttAATGAAAATGTCTCTCTAAACCCAATAATCTCAATATTTCTTtaactacactatatgggcaaaagtgtAAGGAAACAAACTTTTAGCCTGTAGTTATCTTTAGTGCTGTTTCTTATAAATATTAGCATTTGTTGCTGGAATTGGTGGTATAAGCCTGGGTTACCAGAAGATCCAGTGCCTAAActaggtgcacacacacacacacacacacacacacacacacacacacacacacttttctcacCTGCAACAAACAGGAATATGAACAGATGCTGCTTCATCACTCAAATGTTGTCCTTAAACTCACTGAAACTCCTGATGAATTATATAAATGCAAACACATCACTACATATGATTATATAACTTAGCACAAATCAATTCAGGTT is part of the Silurus meridionalis isolate SWU-2019-XX chromosome 9, ASM1480568v1, whole genome shotgun sequence genome and harbors:
- the LOC124391677 gene encoding putative C-type lectin domain family 20 member A — encoded protein: MDISWSWSLGNVPLGSFIAWSFPPPDYDCAVIYPRGWIDTPCSARFPVVCFDETKTGNGRYIFVPATMVWLDAQKYCRQHYTDLASSRDATENSVIMNLVPDWTWFGLFRNSWKWIDKTVFSTWKSGNPNNALKDKNCGYLNNSLADNGLCTNIMPFICYVEPQLKKQQTIKIKIQSNQDPHDPALKVAILEQIEQKLKNQGLFKNITVKFREQPDGKFFYMIN